The following coding sequences lie in one Heliangelus exortis chromosome 8, bHelExo1.hap1, whole genome shotgun sequence genomic window:
- the DNTTIP2 gene encoding deoxynucleotidyltransferase terminal-interacting protein 2 isoform X2, translating to MASAEISTPVFMRMTRRRTKSVHKPEVIQEFQLEEVEHVETKSDVSDSLELQITGNEKTTVRSAQADGEVSETESNCSSVSGFQTPLFVRVTRRRQIVVPYQPDSPNKKRHDKTAFLNKLSKILGEDDVSEAESCSSSVSGVQITNVARTTRKRQSKKKFQPDTVCEVQGEEVSDAESCCLSSQLEPSITTKRITRSMQIKSQLENSKQTEKGSIIVSEDGNLIGDTVKSEPVAISDSRPAAELISDVEDASSVIEDDKEPSSPKSKSASTTQSEDVEEVLNGRMPSNLAKMKQSNAESPGKKAIKNPQAAGVDDSEEECGQIQDHHGEILLRKGKSQNKSPKQFLESQGQITPNESKKITECRRAGAEAAAQEACTHDDKLRKGERSSAVSSPQKDTVVAQRTDRCRKISVSSAGDQTGESPESVSHRSERSSSGNNSFTLFLAKDESDESENSDMADIDAVEDNLCYKEADERTPSLNKSLKKHSLHAEGLFVIDTEPGMSSSQKYYLDQVDQDCDAESKHEGSEKVEGSSDLEEAEEELIDEDENDEDDDFLKNKRDILHLSSSIDPGLNIKKLGGLYISFDPKQKTQKPISSVMKKLKNKKEDQLLQKSIITPDFEKKECVPPFRQSLHQLKKQRRAEREKTTGDGWFGMKAPEITSELKNDLKVLKMRASLDPKHFYKKNDRDGLPKYFQVGTVVDSPIDFYHSRIPKKQRKRTIVEELLADSEFRRYNKKKYQEIMSERAAFAAGKRNRKKKKFHN from the exons ATGGCATCTGCTGAAATTAGTACTCCTGTGTTTATGAGGATGACTAGAAGAAGAACTAAATCAGTTCATAAGCCAGAGGTAATTCAGGAATTTCAGTTGGAAGAGGTGGAGCATGTAGAAACAAAGTCAGATGTCAGTGATAGCTTAGAGTTGCAGATTActggaaatgagaaaacaaCTGTTCGTTCAGCACAAGCTGATGGGGAGGTGTCAGAAACAGAATCAAACTGCTCTTCTGTGTCTGGTTTTCAGACACCTTTGTTTGTAAGAGTAACAAGAAGACGACAAATTGTAGTTCCTTATCAGCCAGATTCTCCTAATAAAAAAAGACACGATAAGACAGCTTTTCTGAATAAGTTATCCAAGATTCTGGGTGAAGATGATGTCTCTGAAGCTGAATCTTGCTCCTCTAGTGTTTCTGGTGTCCAGATAACTAATGTTGCCAGAACCacaagaaaaaggcaaagcaaaaagaaattccaACCTGATACAGTTTGTGAGGTCCAGGGTGAAGAAGTTTCTGATGCAGAGTCATGTTGCTTAAGTTCTCAGTTGGAACCATCCATCACTACCAAACGAATTACAAGAAGCATGCAAATTAAATCACAATTAGAAAATAGTAAGCAGACTGAGAAAGGAAGCATAATTGTTTCAGAAGATGGGAATTTAATTGGGGATACAGTTAAATCAGAGCCAGTAGCAATTTCTGATTCCAGACCTGCTGCAGAACTTATCTCTGACGTAGAAGATGCTTCCTCTGTCATTGAGGATGATAAAGAACCCAGTTCACCTAAAAGCAAATCTGCAAGTACGACCCAGAGTGAAGACGTGGAAGAAGTTTTGAATGGTAGGATGCCCAGCAATCttgcaaaaatgaaacaaagcaatgCTGAATCgcctggaaaaaaagcaataaaaaatccacaggctgCTGGGGTAGATGATTCAGAGGAAGAATGTGGCCAAATACAAGACCATCATGGTGAAATACTTCTGAGGAAGGGGAAATCACAGAATAAGAGTCCCAAACAATTTCTAGAATCCCAAGGGCAAATAACAccaaatgaaagtaaaaaaattacagaatgcAGAAGAGCAGGTGCTGAGGCAGCTGCACAGGAGGCTTGCACCCATGATGATAAACTAAGAAAGGGTGAGCGATCTAGTGCAGTGAGCAGCCCACAAAAGGACACAGTTGTTGCACAAAGAACTGATAGATGCAGGAAAATCAGTGTATCCAGTGCTGGAGACCAAACAGGAGAATCTCCTGAATCTGTATCCCACAGAAGTGAAAGATCAAGCAGTGGAAACAATTCTTTTACATTGTTTCTGGCAAAAGATGAAAGTGATGAATCTGAAAATAGTGATATGGCAGACATAGATGCAGTTGAAGATAATCTGTGTTATAAAGAGGCAGATGAGAGGACACCTTCCCTCAACAAATCGTTAAAGAAACATTCACTGCATGCTGAAGGGCTTTTCGTAATTGATACTGAGCCTGGCATGAGTTCCAGCCAGAAGTATTATCTAGATCAGGTAGACCAAGATTGTGATGCTGAAAGTAAACATGAAGGAAGTGAAAAAGTTGAAGGATCTTCAGATCTGGAAGAGGCTGAAGAGGAACTGATAGATGAAGATGAGaatgatgaagatgatgatttcttgaaaaataagaGGGACAT TTTGCATCTTTCTAGCAGCATTGACCCTGGTTTGAATATCAAGAAGCTTGGAGGTTTATATATTAGTTttgatccaaaacaaaaaacccagaagccTATATCAAGTGTAATGAAAAAACTAAAGAACAAGAAGGAGGACCAG CTCTTACAGAAGAGTATAATTACTCcggattttgaaaaaaaggaatgtgtCCCACCCTTCAGGCAATCACTTCACCAGCTGAAGAAACAGCGTAGG GCAGAGCGAGAAAAAACAACAGGTGATGGTTGGTTTGGTATGAAAGCCCCAGAAATCACTAGTGAACTGAAAAATGACCTTAAAGTTTTGAAGATGAGAGCATCATTGGATCCTAAGCATTTTTATAAGAAGAATGACAGAGATGGTCTACCCAAGTACTTCCAG GTTGGAACAGTGGTTGATTCCCCCATAGACTTTTACCATAGTCGAATCCCTaagaaacaaaggaagagaACAATTGTTGAAGAGCTGCTTGCAGATTCTGAGTTTAGAAG ATATAATAAAAAGAAGTATCAGGAGATCATGAGTGAAAGAGCAGCTtttgcagcagggaagaggaatcggaagaagaagaaatttcacAATTAA
- the DNTTIP2 gene encoding deoxynucleotidyltransferase terminal-interacting protein 2 isoform X1: protein MVATRRAAARRKEQGTGAGGGGGGSSGPGTADAAEMASAEISTPVFMRMTRRRTKSVHKPEVIQEFQLEEVEHVETKSDVSDSLELQITGNEKTTVRSAQADGEVSETESNCSSVSGFQTPLFVRVTRRRQIVVPYQPDSPNKKRHDKTAFLNKLSKILGEDDVSEAESCSSSVSGVQITNVARTTRKRQSKKKFQPDTVCEVQGEEVSDAESCCLSSQLEPSITTKRITRSMQIKSQLENSKQTEKGSIIVSEDGNLIGDTVKSEPVAISDSRPAAELISDVEDASSVIEDDKEPSSPKSKSASTTQSEDVEEVLNGRMPSNLAKMKQSNAESPGKKAIKNPQAAGVDDSEEECGQIQDHHGEILLRKGKSQNKSPKQFLESQGQITPNESKKITECRRAGAEAAAQEACTHDDKLRKGERSSAVSSPQKDTVVAQRTDRCRKISVSSAGDQTGESPESVSHRSERSSSGNNSFTLFLAKDESDESENSDMADIDAVEDNLCYKEADERTPSLNKSLKKHSLHAEGLFVIDTEPGMSSSQKYYLDQVDQDCDAESKHEGSEKVEGSSDLEEAEEELIDEDENDEDDDFLKNKRDILHLSSSIDPGLNIKKLGGLYISFDPKQKTQKPISSVMKKLKNKKEDQLLQKSIITPDFEKKECVPPFRQSLHQLKKQRRAEREKTTGDGWFGMKAPEITSELKNDLKVLKMRASLDPKHFYKKNDRDGLPKYFQVGTVVDSPIDFYHSRIPKKQRKRTIVEELLADSEFRRYNKKKYQEIMSERAAFAAGKRNRKKKKFHN from the exons ATGGCATCTGCTGAAATTAGTACTCCTGTGTTTATGAGGATGACTAGAAGAAGAACTAAATCAGTTCATAAGCCAGAGGTAATTCAGGAATTTCAGTTGGAAGAGGTGGAGCATGTAGAAACAAAGTCAGATGTCAGTGATAGCTTAGAGTTGCAGATTActggaaatgagaaaacaaCTGTTCGTTCAGCACAAGCTGATGGGGAGGTGTCAGAAACAGAATCAAACTGCTCTTCTGTGTCTGGTTTTCAGACACCTTTGTTTGTAAGAGTAACAAGAAGACGACAAATTGTAGTTCCTTATCAGCCAGATTCTCCTAATAAAAAAAGACACGATAAGACAGCTTTTCTGAATAAGTTATCCAAGATTCTGGGTGAAGATGATGTCTCTGAAGCTGAATCTTGCTCCTCTAGTGTTTCTGGTGTCCAGATAACTAATGTTGCCAGAACCacaagaaaaaggcaaagcaaaaagaaattccaACCTGATACAGTTTGTGAGGTCCAGGGTGAAGAAGTTTCTGATGCAGAGTCATGTTGCTTAAGTTCTCAGTTGGAACCATCCATCACTACCAAACGAATTACAAGAAGCATGCAAATTAAATCACAATTAGAAAATAGTAAGCAGACTGAGAAAGGAAGCATAATTGTTTCAGAAGATGGGAATTTAATTGGGGATACAGTTAAATCAGAGCCAGTAGCAATTTCTGATTCCAGACCTGCTGCAGAACTTATCTCTGACGTAGAAGATGCTTCCTCTGTCATTGAGGATGATAAAGAACCCAGTTCACCTAAAAGCAAATCTGCAAGTACGACCCAGAGTGAAGACGTGGAAGAAGTTTTGAATGGTAGGATGCCCAGCAATCttgcaaaaatgaaacaaagcaatgCTGAATCgcctggaaaaaaagcaataaaaaatccacaggctgCTGGGGTAGATGATTCAGAGGAAGAATGTGGCCAAATACAAGACCATCATGGTGAAATACTTCTGAGGAAGGGGAAATCACAGAATAAGAGTCCCAAACAATTTCTAGAATCCCAAGGGCAAATAACAccaaatgaaagtaaaaaaattacagaatgcAGAAGAGCAGGTGCTGAGGCAGCTGCACAGGAGGCTTGCACCCATGATGATAAACTAAGAAAGGGTGAGCGATCTAGTGCAGTGAGCAGCCCACAAAAGGACACAGTTGTTGCACAAAGAACTGATAGATGCAGGAAAATCAGTGTATCCAGTGCTGGAGACCAAACAGGAGAATCTCCTGAATCTGTATCCCACAGAAGTGAAAGATCAAGCAGTGGAAACAATTCTTTTACATTGTTTCTGGCAAAAGATGAAAGTGATGAATCTGAAAATAGTGATATGGCAGACATAGATGCAGTTGAAGATAATCTGTGTTATAAAGAGGCAGATGAGAGGACACCTTCCCTCAACAAATCGTTAAAGAAACATTCACTGCATGCTGAAGGGCTTTTCGTAATTGATACTGAGCCTGGCATGAGTTCCAGCCAGAAGTATTATCTAGATCAGGTAGACCAAGATTGTGATGCTGAAAGTAAACATGAAGGAAGTGAAAAAGTTGAAGGATCTTCAGATCTGGAAGAGGCTGAAGAGGAACTGATAGATGAAGATGAGaatgatgaagatgatgatttcttgaaaaataagaGGGACAT TTTGCATCTTTCTAGCAGCATTGACCCTGGTTTGAATATCAAGAAGCTTGGAGGTTTATATATTAGTTttgatccaaaacaaaaaacccagaagccTATATCAAGTGTAATGAAAAAACTAAAGAACAAGAAGGAGGACCAG CTCTTACAGAAGAGTATAATTACTCcggattttgaaaaaaaggaatgtgtCCCACCCTTCAGGCAATCACTTCACCAGCTGAAGAAACAGCGTAGG GCAGAGCGAGAAAAAACAACAGGTGATGGTTGGTTTGGTATGAAAGCCCCAGAAATCACTAGTGAACTGAAAAATGACCTTAAAGTTTTGAAGATGAGAGCATCATTGGATCCTAAGCATTTTTATAAGAAGAATGACAGAGATGGTCTACCCAAGTACTTCCAG GTTGGAACAGTGGTTGATTCCCCCATAGACTTTTACCATAGTCGAATCCCTaagaaacaaaggaagagaACAATTGTTGAAGAGCTGCTTGCAGATTCTGAGTTTAGAAG ATATAATAAAAAGAAGTATCAGGAGATCATGAGTGAAAGAGCAGCTtttgcagcagggaagaggaatcggaagaagaagaaatttcacAATTAA